The proteins below come from a single Tachypleus tridentatus isolate NWPU-2018 chromosome 13, ASM421037v1, whole genome shotgun sequence genomic window:
- the LOC143239117 gene encoding uncharacterized protein LOC143239117, producing the protein MSRVTVLLVSVCALVCASSKPDSAMVKREDNQSNASSTRRQASSGNPSHLYYYYYPVQEKKRQSTGDYDSSYNPSSTSYEPNLGENLAANPVYQGAASNQNVALYGGQTAGFGGVNGFTGSNFGGVGAASDISQINAGGYGGLGQLAAATGGYGINGVPAQTAPGTYGLGTPGGISQLTAAGYGGGGLGVAGGSGLNQFVPGVYGTANGYGQFGVPGGFGGYGQGSYGGHGDLRPSASSAVASYGVEPQSALGWRSLIMPILALAGLGLLLPSVSSLTSSSRRKRETQEKTDVFSEYLNKLEKYYAIYRSAVENEQCLNRVICELGNGMSNDKIEIISILEKFMPEKISNKMKLLWLVLHQQKPTSVTSTNVNTLGLKSHLRLVKHED; encoded by the exons ATGTCACGTGTCACGGTACTTCTCGTGAGTGTGTGTGCCTTAGTCTGTGCCAGCTCTAAACCTGACAGTGCCATGGTAAAACGAGAAGATAATCAAAGTAATGCCAGTTCGACCCGACGACAAGCAAGCTCGGGCAATCCATCccacctttattattattactatccTGTCCAAGAGAAGAAAAGACAGTCTACGGGAGATTACGACTCTAGTTATAACCCTTCCAGTACTTCATATGAACCTAATTTAGGAGAGAACCTTGCTGCTAACCCAGTGTACCAGGGGGCGGCGAGTAACCAAAATGTCGCGCTGTATGGAGGTCAGACAGCAGGATTTGGTGGTGTAAATGGCTTCACAGGTAGCAATTTCGGAGGTGTCGGCGCTGCCAGCGATATAAGCCAGATCAATGCTGGGGGTTACGGTGGTTTAGGCCAACTGGCAGCGGCGACTGGAGGTTATGGAATTAACGGTGTTCCTGCCCAAACTGCACCAGGAACCTATGGACTCGGAACACCGGGCGGAATTAGTCAGTTGACTGCTGCGGGCTATGGTGGTGGCGGTTTGGGAGTTGCAGGGGGTTCGGGTTTAAATCAGTTTGTGCCAGGAGTTTACGGGACGGCTAATGGATATGGCCAGTTCGGAGTTCCAGGAGGGTTCGGTGGTTATGGACAAGGCAGTTACGGTGGACATGGTGACTTACGACCTTCGGCTAGCTCCGCTGTAGCATCATATGGTGTAGAACCCCAATCAGCCCTGGGCTGGAGATCGCTGATAATGCCAATTTTAGCCTTGGCTGGTCTAGGACTCCTTTTGCCCTCGGTATCATCTCTTACTAGCAGTAGCCGTCGAAAACGTGAAACACAAGAGAAAACGGACGTCTTCAGTGAGTACCTCAATAAACTTGAGAAATACTACGCCATCTATCGATCAGCAGTGGAAAACGAGCAATGTCTTAACCGAGTTATTTGTGAACTGGGGAACGGAATGAGTAATgacaaaatagaaataattag tATTTTAGAAAAATTTATGCCCGAGAAGATAAGtaacaaaatgaaacttttgtGGCTGGTGCTTCATCAACAAAAGCCAACAAGTGTTACAAGTACAAATGTTAACACGTTGGGTTTAAAATCCCATCTCAGACTCGTTAAACATGAGGACTAG